The Cydia fagiglandana chromosome 4, ilCydFagi1.1, whole genome shotgun sequence genome has a window encoding:
- the LOC134664006 gene encoding cuticle protein 21-like isoform X1 has translation MAAKFVVVALLVAAAQGSAVHGGNYNTFSYGVSDPNTGDVKDQHETRVGDSVRGQYSLLESDGTKRTVDYAADPHTGFNAVVRKDPAIGHGYGAGYGAAYGAHAAPLAYAAHAAPLAYAAPVAHAAPLAHAAPLAYAAHAAPVAYSSHVAHGAPLAHGLYGAQGLSLGYGAQGLGLGYGTHGLGLGYGNGLGYAAGLGYAGGLGYGRGLGYGAHYGGW, from the exons ATGGCAGCGAag TTTGTCGTTGTAGCCCTTTTGGTGGCAGCTGCGCAAGGCAGCGCGGTGCACGGTGGCAATTACAACACCTTCTCCTACGGAGTATCAGATCCTAACACCGGTGATGTGAAGGATCAGCATGAGACACGCGTGGGCGATAGCGTCCGCGGGCAGTATTCCCTCCTGGAGTCTGATGGCACGAAACGCACTGTTGACTACGCTGCTGACCCACATACAGGATTCAACGCCGTCGTGCGCAAGGATCCTGCAATTGGACATGGTTACGGTGCTGGTTATGGCGCTGCCTATGGCGCTCACGCCGCTCCTTTAGCGTACGCTGCACACGCTGCTCCTCTCGCCTACGCCGCTCCTGTCGCCCACGCCGCTCCTCTCGCCCACGCCGCTCCCCTGGCTTACGCAGCCCACGCTGCTCCCGTAGCCTACTCTTCCCACGTCGCTCACGGCGCTCCTCTGGCTCACGGACTCTACGGTGCTCAAGGACTCAGCCTGGGCTATGGCGCTCAAGGTCTTGGACTCGGATACGGCACTCACGGCCTCGGTCTTGGCTACGGGAATGGCCTCGGTTACGCAGCTGGTCTCGGCTACGCTGGTGGACTTGGATACGGCCGTGGCCTCGGCTATGGCGCCCACTACGGAGGATGGTAA
- the LOC134664006 gene encoding larval/pupal rigid cuticle protein 66-like isoform X2: protein MAAKFVVVALLVAAAQGSAVHGGNYNTFSYGVSDPNTGDVKDQHETRVGDSVRGQYSLLESDGTKRTVDYAADPHTGFNAVVRKDPAIGHGYGAGYGAAYGAHAAPLAYAAHAAPLAHAAPLAYAAHAAPVAYSSHVAHGAPLAHGLYGAQGLSLGYGAQGLGLGYGTHGLGLGYGNGLGYAAGLGYAGGLGYGRGLGYGAHYGGW, encoded by the exons ATGGCAGCGAag TTTGTCGTTGTAGCCCTTTTGGTGGCAGCTGCGCAAGGCAGCGCGGTGCACGGTGGCAATTACAACACCTTCTCCTACGGAGTATCAGATCCTAACACCGGTGATGTGAAGGATCAGCATGAGACACGCGTGGGCGATAGCGTCCGCGGGCAGTATTCCCTCCTGGAGTCTGATGGCACGAAACGCACTGTTGACTACGCTGCTGACCCACATACAGGATTCAACGCCGTCGTGCGCAAGGATCCTGCAATTGGACATGGTTACGGTGCTGGTTATGGCGCTGCCTATGGCGCTCACGCCGCTCCTTTAGCGTACGCTGCACACGCTGCTCCTCTCGC CCACGCCGCTCCCCTGGCTTACGCAGCCCACGCTGCTCCCGTAGCCTACTCTTCCCACGTCGCTCACGGCGCTCCTCTGGCTCACGGACTCTACGGTGCTCAAGGACTCAGCCTGGGCTATGGCGCTCAAGGTCTTGGACTCGGATACGGCACTCACGGCCTCGGTCTTGGCTACGGGAATGGCCTCGGTTACGCAGCTGGTCTCGGCTACGCTGGTGGACTTGGATACGGCCGTGGCCTCGGCTATGGCGCCCACTACGGAGGATGGTAA
- the LOC134664008 gene encoding cuticle protein 8-like: protein MFSKIAVLALLVAVAQSSPSHGGYEYSYGVSDPHTGDVKSQHETRVGDSVRGQYSLLESDGTKRTVDYAADAHTGFNAVVRKDPGLHPAPVAIAAHAAPVAYAAPLAHAAPVAYAAPLAHSAPATYAAPLAHAAPLAYAGHAAPVAYSSHVTHAAPLAHAAYAAPIAHGAVSYGAHGLGLGYGAHGLGLGNGLGYAGLGLGHGLGYGAQYGGW from the exons ATGTTTTCAAAG ATCGCAGTCCTCGCTCTACTCGTGGCGGTAGCCCAAAGCAGCCCCTCCCACGGAGGCTACGAGTACTCGTATGGAGTGTCGGACCCCCACACCGGCGACGTGAAGAGCCAGCACGAGACCCGCGTGGGCGACAGCGTGCGCGGGCAGTACTCGCTGCTGGAGTCTGATGGCACGAAGCGCACTGTCGACTACGCCGCTGACGCGCATACTGGGTTTAACGCTGTTGTGCGCAAAGATCCTGGCCTGCACCCGGCTCCGGTCGCCATCGCCGCTCACGCCGCCCCCGTTGCATACGCCGCTCCTCTCGCCCACGCCGCTCCCGTTGCATACGCCGCTCCTCTAGCCCACTCCGCTCCCGCCACGTACGCCGCTCCTCTCGCCCACGCCGCTCCCTTGGCATACGCCGGCCACGCCGCGCCCGTAGCCTACTCTTCCCACGTTACCCACGCCGCTCCGTTAGCTCACGCCGCCTATGCCGCTCCCATCGCTCATGGCGCCGTCTCTTATGGCGCCCATGGTCTCGGCCTCGGTTATGGCGCTCACGGCCTAGGTCTTGGTAACGGCCTGGGATACGCCGGTCTTGGATTGGGCCATGGACTCGGTTATGGCGCGCAGTACGGAGGATGGTAA
- the LOC134664004 gene encoding cuticle protein 16.5-like, producing the protein MAAKFVVVLALAVAAQASVVPVGVARADDYTSFAYDVADPNTGDYKSQVETRVGGVVQGQYSLLDADGTKRTVDYAADDVNGFNAVVRKDPVAVAAPVVSAPVVSAPVVEAAPAVVAARTYAAPAVYSAAPVVAARTVAAPAVYSTGVVASAPAVYAARTVAAPAVYSAPVVAARTVAAPSVYSTGVVASAPAVYAASAPVVATRTVGVAAPAVYSAPAVYSAPAVYSAPVVARYAAPSVYSSYYGTPYTYGAYAAPVAQW; encoded by the exons ATGGCTGCTAAG TTTGTCGTAGTGCTCGCGCTGGCGGTGGCCGCCCAGGCGTCAGTGGTGCCCGTGGGCGTCGCGCGCGCAGACGACTACACCAGTTTCGCGTACGACGTGGCCGATCCCAACACCGGCGACTACAAGAGCCAGGTCGAGACGCGCGTCGGCGGCGTCGTGCAGGGCCAGTACTCGCTGCTGGACGCCGATGGCACCAAGCGTACCGTCGATTATGCCGCTGATGATGTCAATGGCTTCAACGCTGTCGTGCGCAAGGACCCTGTTGCCGTCGCTGCGCCTGTTGTGAGCGCGCCTGTTGTCAGCGCGCCTGTAGTCGAAGCCGCTCCCGCTGTGGTTGCCGCGCGCACTTACGCCGCCCCTGCCGTGTACTCCGCTGCTCCCGTTGTTGCCGCGCGCACTGTCGCCGCCCCTGCCGTATATTCGACCGGCGTGGTTGCTTCAGCGCCGGCTGTGTATGCCGCACGCACTGTTGCCGCTCCCGCTGTATACTCCGCCCCTGTAGTGGCCGCACGTACGGTTGCCGCTCCCTCCGTCTACTCGACCGGTGTGGTTGCTTCAGCACCCGCCGTATACGCCGCTAGCGCCCCCGTGGTAGCCACCCGCACCGTTGGCGTCGCCGCCCCGGCCGTCTACTCCGCCCCGGCCGTCTACTCCGCCCCGGCCGTCTACTCCGCCCCCGTCGTCGCCCGCTACGCCGCACCCTCCGTATACAGCTCATACTACGGCACCCCTTACACCTACGGCGCGTACGCTGCCCCGGTAGCTCAATGGTAA